A single region of the Brassica rapa cultivar Chiifu-401-42 chromosome A03, CAAS_Brap_v3.01, whole genome shotgun sequence genome encodes:
- the LOC103856319 gene encoding probable serine/threonine-protein phosphatase 2A regulatory subunit B'' subunit TON2, which yields MYSGSSDGESHDTSTQRRIPPASSMLWVRNLRRYIGSGAGLGSEALMELETKRILLEIFKDKQQKSQEAGTIPSFYKKKPEEGSISRRVQRLAKYRFLKKQSDLLLNSDDLAAMWNCLRENCVIDDGTGAEKMNYEDFCHIASVCTEQIGPKCRRFFSPSNFMKFEKDEAGRIAILPFYLYVMRTVSLTQARIDMSELDEDSDGFLQSQEMESYISGLIPNLAQLRDMPDAFTNMYCRIASQKFFFFCDPHRRGKACIKKILLSNCLQELMELHQESEEEVTDTEQAENWFSLTSAQRICDMFLALDKDCSGSLSKQELKEYADGTLTEIFIERVFDEHVRRGKSGSGNSREMDFDSFLDFVLALENKDTPEGLTYLFRCLDLQGRGFLTTADIHSLFRDVHQKWIEGGNYELCIEDVRDEIWDMVKPSDPLKITLDDLLGCKQGGTVASMLIDVRGFWAHDNRENLLQEEEEPPEEESQ from the exons ATGTACAGCGGATCTAGCGATGGCGAGAGCCACGACACATCTACGCAGAGGAGGATCCCTCCGGCGTCCTCTATGCTCTGGGTTAGAAACCTACGGCGGTACATTGGTTCCGGAGCTGGATTAGGGTCCGAAGCTCTAATGG AGCTCGAGACGAAGAGGATCTTGCTCGAGATATTCAAAGACAAGCAGCAGAAAAGTCAGGAAGCAGGCACGATACCTAGCTTCTACAAGAAG AAACCAGAAGAAGGATCTATTAGTCGAAGAGTTCAGAGGCTTGCTAAATACCGTTTCTTGAAG AAACAATCGGATCTTTTGTTGAACTCTGATGATTTGGCTGCTATGTGGAATTGTTTGAGAGAGAATTGTGTGATTGATGATGGCACTGGTGCAGAGAAG ATGAACTATGAAGACTTCTGTCACATTGCGTCTGTATGTACCGAACAAATCGGCCCCAAATGTCGTCGATTTTTCAGCCCATCCAATTTCATGAAGTTTGAGAAAGATGAGGCTGGAAGGATTGCTATTCTACCCTTCTATCTTTATGTAATGCGCACG GTGTCGCTTACACAAGCTAGGATTGATATGAGTGAGCTTGATGAAGATTCTGATGGTTTCCTTCAATCTCAA GAAATGGAGTCATATATTTCTGGTCTAATCCCTAATTTGGCACAACTAAGGGACATGCCGGATGCATTTACTAACATGTATTGCCGCATAGCTTCTCaaaagttcttcttcttctgtgatCCCCATAGGCGAG GAAAAGCATGTATTAAGAAGATACTGCTCAGCAACTGTCTGCAGGAACTAATGGAATTGCATCAG GAAAGCGAGGAGGAAGTCACAGACACAGAACAGGCTGAAAATTGGTTTTCTTTGACTTCAGCTCAACGTATATGTG ATATGTTTCTTGCACTTGATAAAGATTGTAGTGGATCGCTGAGCAAACAAGAACTTAAAGAATACGCTGATGGGACCCTAACTGAGATTTTCATCGAAAGAg TGTTTGATGAGCATGTCCGCCGTGGCAAAAGCGGCTCAGGCAATTCCAGGGAAATGGACTTTGACAGCTTCCTTGATTTCGTACTTGCGTTGGAGAACAAAGACACACCAGAGGGCTTGACATACTTATTCCGCTGTCTTGATCTCCAAGGGAGAGGCTTTCTCACCACTGCTGATATTCACTCTCTTTTCAG GGATGTTCACCAGAAATGGATAGAAGGTGGGAACTATGAGCTGTGCATAGAGGACGTTCGGGACGAGATCTGGGACATGGTGAAACCGTCTGACCCATTGAAGATCACACTGGATGATCTCTTGGGATGTAAACAAGGTGGAACTGTTGCGAGCATGCTGATAGATGTGCGTGGCTTCTGGGCTCATGACAACCGTGAGAACCttcttcaagaagaagaagaaccacctGAGGAAGAGTCTCAGTGA
- the LOC103856321 gene encoding monothiol glutaredoxin-S2, which produces MEMITKMVLERPVVIYSKSSCCMSHTVKTLLCDFGANPAVYELDEVSRGREIEQALLRLGCGPAVPAVFIGGELVGGANEVMSLHLNGSLIPMLKQAGALWV; this is translated from the coding sequence ATGGAGATGATAACTAAGATGGTGTTGGAGAGACCAGTGGTGATATACAGCAAAAGCTCATGTTGTATGTCTCACACGGTCAAGACTTTGCTCTGCGATTTTGGAGCGAATCCAGCGGTTTACGAGCTAGACGAGGTGTCTAGAGGAAGGGAGATTGAGCAGGCGCTCTTGAGGCTCGGGTGTGGCCCAGCGGTTCCGGCTGTTTTTATCGGAGGAGAGTTAGTCGGTGGAGCCAACGAGGTCATGAGTCTACACCTTAACGGGTCCTTAATCCCTATGCTTAAGCAAGCTGGTGCATTGTGGGTTTGA
- the LOC103856322 gene encoding uncharacterized protein LOC103856322: MATPSLIRAKSLPPPSDLSLTSPTLVSRRRASPTGIFRRRDRPITTVTTTPCALRLCFSPVLILKPGSPSVTPSQPPQDSKYSVLSPFSTRLTGLTTTAPSDDASCSDGALGAIICQRKTLILVGLMGLGLATRSSATNLFSKRYICFHSWTWAVCITKITESMLSTGSPSRPLPLVYRPSPNPKVLSCGLLPQFPPSVSIRFVVSISIMELEMMLDLSGSPGVSLNLLSDVYEILIVFSEITDGDRAVCLLNYLASSRCSLGCSALSQTHSLGCINVVYDNGKLVGAFISGIQVKIIERFLHIELASPTNISILCFSVLFVVHLTVEINSGFIVLPSSTVVTT; this comes from the coding sequence ATGGCAACGCCGTCTCTGATACGAGCCAAGTCTCTTCCTCCACCATCAGATCTATCGCTCACTTCACCTACTCTGGTCTCCCGTCGCCGCGCTTCTCCAACCGGAATCTTTCGCCGACGAGATAGACCCATCACCACCGTCACCACCACGCCGTGTGCTTTGCGTTTGTGCTTCTCTCCTGTTCTTATCCTCAAGCCCGGCTCTCCCTCTGTAACACCGTCTCAACCCCCACAGGACAGCAAGTACTCCGTGCTCAGCCCGTTCTCGACTAGGCTCACCGGACTCACGACGACAGCTCCCTCCGACGACGCCTCCTGCTCCGACGGCGCATTGGGTGCGATTATTTGCCAAaggaaaaccctaatcttaGTGGGCCTTATGGGCTTGGGCCTGGCCACAAGGAGTTCAGCTACCAACCTTTTTTCCAAACGATACATTTGCTTTCACTCGTGGACATGGGCAGTGTGCATAACTAAAATCACCGAATCTATGCTTAGCACCGGTTCACCTAGCCGGCCCCTCCCTCTTGTGTATCGCCCTTCCCCAAACCCAAAGGTACTTTCGTGTGGTCTCCTACCACAATTCCCTCCGTCTGTGTCCATACGCTTTGTAGTGTCAATTTCAATTATGGAACTGGAGATGATGTTAGACCTATCCGGCTCACCGGGCGTTTCACTGAATTTGCTTTCTGATGTATATGAGATTCTCATAGTCTTTTCAGAGATCACTGATGGAGATAGAGCTGTTTGTTTACTGAACTATTTAGCTAGTTCTAGATGTTCTTTGGGCTGTTCAGCCCTCTCACAAACCCATTCGCTTGGGTGTATCAACGTCGTTTACGACAATGGCAAGCTTGTTGGAGCTTTCATTTCAGGGATACAAGTGAAGATCATCGAAAGATTTCTTCACATTGAGCTAGCCTCTCCCACCAACATTTCTATCTTATGTTTTAGTGTACTCTTTGTTGTTCATCTGACCGTTGAGATTAACTCCGGTTTTATCGTCTTACCGTCGAGCACGGTTGTAACCacttaa
- the LOC103856323 gene encoding serine/threonine-protein kinase PBL27 → MSWCCLPCFGSSAKDADSKDSLKKEVSAKDGSVTQQSHRASLDKSKSRGGSEHKKELTAPKEGPTANIAAQTFTFRELAAATKNFRPECLLGEGGFGRVYKGRLETTGQIVAVKQLDRNGLQGNREFLVEVLMLSLLHHTNLVNLIGYCADGDQRLLVYEYMALGSLEDHLHDLPPGKEPLDWNTRMTIAAGAAKGLEYLHDKANPPVIYRDLKSSNILLGDGYHPKLSDFGLAKLGPVGDKTHVSTRVMGTYGYCAPEYAMTGQLTLKSDVYSFGVVFLELITGRKAIDNARAPGEHNLVAWARPLFKDRRKFPKMADPSLQGRYPMRGLYQALAVAAMCLQEQAATRPLIGDVVTALTYLASQTFDPNAPNGQNSRSSGGGGPPFIRTRDERRSLGDGSSLDSPAETRSRLGSPGAHKNSPDYRRRDMVREVNAGSEAGSEAGGGSGRKWGLSDVEGTESQRESPASVGRGTRGTPRNRDLDRERAVAEAKVWGENWRERKRGANEPGSFDSFND, encoded by the exons ATGAGTTGGTGTTGTTTGCCTTGCTTTGGATCTTCTGCTAAAGACGCTGATTCGAAAGATTCGTTGAAGAAAGAAGTTTCAGCTAAAGACGGTTCTGTAACTCAGCAGTCTCACCGTGCCAGCTTAG ACAAATCAAAGTCTCGAGGAGGTTCTGAACATAAGAAGGAGCTAACCGCTCCAAAAGAAGGTCCAACCGCTAACATCGCTGCACAAACCTTTACTTTCAGAGAGTTAGCTGCCGCCACTAAAAACTTCAGACCGGAATGTCTTCTTGGAGAAGGAGGCTTCGGACGTGTTTACAAGGGTCGTCTAGAGACCACAGGACAG ATAGTAGCTGTTAAGCAGCTAGATAGAAACGGTCTACAAGGAAACAGAGAGTTTCTAGTAGAGGTTCTCATGCTGAGCCTTCTGCATCATACCAATCTTGTGAATTTGATTGGCTATTGCGCTGATGGTGACCAGCGTCTCCTTGTCTACGAGTACATGGCACTAGGCTCCTTGGAAGATCACCTACACG aTCTTCCACCAGGTAAAGAACCTCTGGACTGGAACACGAGGATGACAATAGCTGCAGGAGCAGCTAAAGGACTTGAGTATTTGCATGATAAAGCAAACCCGCCTGTGATCTACAGAGACTTGAAATCTTCTAATATTCTTCTAGGAGATGGCTATCACCCAAAGTTATCAGATTTTGGGTTAGCTAAGTTAGGTCCTGTGGGGGATAAGACACACGTCTCAACTCGTGTTATGGGCACATATGGCTACTGTGCACCAGAATACGCCATGACAGGGCAACTCACGTTGAAATCAGATGTTTACAGCTTTGGGGTTGTGTTTTTGGAGCTTATCACGGGGAGAAAAGCTATAGATAACGCTCGAGCACCCGGAGAACACAACCTCGTCGCATGG GCTAGGCCGTTGTTTAAAGATCGTAGGAAGTTTCCGAAGATGGCGGATCCATCGCTGCAAGGGCGTTATCCAATGCGTGGTCTGTATCAAGCGCTTGCGGTTGCAGCAATGTGTTTACAGGAACAAGCAGCAACAAGACCGTTGATAGGCGACGTGGTGACAGCTCTAACTTACTTAGCTTCTCAAACTTTTGATCCCAACGCGCCAAACGGCCAAAACAGTAGAAGTAGTGGGGGTGGCGGGCCGCCGTTCATCAGGACGAGGGATGAGAGGAGAAGCTTAGGAGATGGGAGTAGTTTGGATAGTCCTGCAGAGACTCGTAGCCGGCTAGGGTCACCTGGGGCTCACAAGAACTCTCCTGACTACAGGAGAAGGGATATGGTGAGGGAGGTGAATGCTGGATCAGAGGCAGGGAGCGAGGCTGGAGGAGGGTCAGGGAGGAAGTGGGGGTTAAGCGATGTGGAAGGGACGGAGTCGCAGAGAGAGAGTCCCGCGAGTGTTGGGAGGGGAACGAGAGGGACTCCGAGGAACAGGGATTTAGATAGAGAGAGAGCTGTGGCGGAGGCAAAGGTGTGGGGAGAGAATTGGAGGGAGAGGAAGAGAGGAGCCAATGAACCGGGAAGCTTTGATAGTTTCAATGACTGA
- the LOC103856325 gene encoding E3 ubiquitin-protein ligase MIEL1, with protein MEASPNDRLHFGKMGFGCQHYRRRCQIRAPCCNEIFDCRHCHNEFTSTLRNIYDRHELVRQDVKQVICSVCDTEQPVAQVCSNCGVNMGEYFCNICKFYDDNTEKQQFHCDDCGICRVGGRENFFHCKKCGSCYATGLRNNHRCVEDSMRHHCPICFEYLFDSLKETTVMKCGHTMHCECYHEMIKRDKFCCPICSRSVIDMSKTWQRMDEEIEATSMPSDYHDKKVWILCNDCNDTTEVYFHIIGQKCGHCRSYNTRAVAPPVLPQ; from the exons ATGGAAGCTTCACCCAATGATCGCCTTCACTTTGGCAAAATGGGTTTCGG GTGCCAGCACTACAGGAGGAGATGCCAGATCAGAGCTCCATGTTGCAACGAAATCTTCGATTGTCGACATTGTCACAACGAGTTCACT AGTACTCTGCGCAATATCTACGACCGTCATGAGCTTGTTCGTCAAGACGTTAAACAA gtgATTTGTTCGGTTTGCGACACAGAGCAGCCGGTAGCTCAAGTATGCTCCAACTGTGGTGTCAACATGGGAGAGTACTTCTGCAACATCTGCAAGTTCTATGATGATAAT ACCGAGAAACAACAGTTTCATTGTGATGACTGTGGAATCTGCAG AGTTGGTGGGCGTGAGAACTTCTTCCATTGCAAGAAGTGTG GATCTTGTTATGCGACTGGTCTGCGCAACAACCATCGCTGCGTTGAGGATTCAATGCGACATCACTGTCCCATTTGTTTCGAG TATCTCTTTGACTCTCTAAAAGAAACAACAGTGATGAAATGTGGACACACTATGCACTGTGAATGCTACCATGAGATGATCAAGCGTGACAA ATTTTGCTGTCCTATTTGCTCGAGGTCAGTGATTGATATGTCAAAAACATGGCAGAGGATGGATGAAGAG ATTGAAGCCACATCTATGCCTTCGGATTACCATGACAAGAAG GTGTGGATACTATGCAACGACTGTAACGACACAACAGAAGTGTACTTCCACATAATAGGACAGAAATGTGGACATTGTAGATCTTACAACACCAGAGCCGTCGCACCTCCTGTTCTTCCTCAATGA
- the LOC103856327 gene encoding inactive beta-amylase 9, whose amino-acid sequence MEVSVIGNPQAKICRAELSFRELGFRFGSGESRNKVSFLAHQGSKWKEIRIRCSPRSVKCEAVVSDQAPFLKPTSNSRSLESVKLFVGLPLDTVSDCNNVNHMKAITAGLKALKLLGVEGVELPVFWGVVEREAAGKYDWSGYLAVAEIVKKVGLKLQVSLSFHGSKDPEIGLPDWVAKIGEAEPGMYFTDRYGKQYKDCLSFGVDDVPVLDGKTPLEVYGGFCESFKSAFSDYMGNTITGITLGMGPDGELRYPSHQHEANLSGAGEFQCYDKHMLSALKHYAESSGNPLWGLGGPHDAPAYDQQPHSTSFFSDGGSWESQYGDFFLTWYSSLLTSHADRVLSVASSAFSGSGVSVSGKLPLLHQWSKLRSQPSELTAGFYSSNGHDRYEAIAEVFAKNSCRMIVPGMDLSDEHQSPASLSSPEFLLGSIKASCKRQGVVVSGQNLSASVPGGFERIVENLKDESVGIDLFTYQRMGALFFSPEHFHAFTVFVRNMNQVELSSYDQAVEAEAQTVSIGSGAGAHSLQTA is encoded by the exons ATGGAGGTTTCAGTGATTGGTAACCCTCAAGCGAAGATCTGCCGAGCTGAATTATCCTTCAGGGAGCTCGGGTTTCGATTTGGGTCCGGTGAATCGAGAAATAAAGTTAGTTTCTTGGCCCACCAAGGCTCGAAATGGAAGGAGATTCGGATCCGGTGCTCTCCGAGATCCGTCAAATGCGAAGCCGTCGTCTCCGATCAAGCTCCGTTTCTGAAACCCACTTCAAACTCTAGATCG CTTGAGAGCGTGAAACTATTCGTTGGGCTTCCTCTGGACACAGTTTCTGACTGCAACAACGTGAACCACATGAAAGCTATAACCGCTGGGCTCAAAGCTTTGAAGCTACTCGGAGTTGAAGGAGTTGAGTTACCAGTCTTCTGGGGTGTTGTTGAGAGAGAAGCTGCGGGGAAATATGATTGGTCAGGGTACTTAGCTGTGGCGGAGATTGTTAAGAAGGTTGGACTCAAGCTTCAGGTGTCACTCTCTTTTCATGGGTCCAAAGACCCGGAGATTGGTCTCCCTGACTGGGTGGCAAAGATAGGGGAGGCTGAGCCTGGGATGTATTTTACGGACAGATATGGGAAACAATATAAAGATTGCTTGTCTTTTGGAGTTGATGATGTTCCTGTTCTTGATGGGAAGACTCCTTTGGAGGTTTATGGGGGTTTCTGCGAGAGCTTCAAGTCTGCTTTCTCTGACTACATGGGCAACACAATCACG GGAATCACATTAGGTATGGGACCAGACGGGGAGCTAAGATATCCTTCTCATCAACACGAGGCTAACCTCTCTGGCGCAGGAGAGTTCCAGTGTTACGACAAACACATGCTTTCAGCTCTCAAACACTACGCTGAGTCATCAGGCAACCCTCTTTGGGGACTCGGTGGTCCACACGACGCTCCTGCTTACGATCAGCAGCCTCATTCCACTTCTTTCTTCTCAGACGGCGGGTCATGGGAGTCTCAGTATGGAGATTTCTTCTTGACTTGGTACTCGTCTCTTCTCACCTCCCATGCGGACCGAGTCCTCTCCGTTGCTTCATCCGCATTTAGCGGAAGTGGAGTGTCAGTAAGTGGGAAGTTGCCTCTCTTGCACCAATGGAGCAAGCTGAGATCTCAGCCTTCTGAGTTAACAGCTGGATTCTACAGCTCTAATGGTCACGACAGGTACGAGGCCATCGCGGAGGTCTTTGCAAAGAACTCTTGTAGAATGATAGTACCTGGAATGGATCTATCTGACGAGCACCAGTCACCGGCCTCTCTCTCCAGCCCTGAGTTTTTACTTGGCAGCATCAAAGCATCGTGTAAGAGACAAGGAGTGGTTGTTTCAGGGCAAAACTTGTCTGCTTCGGTCCCTGGTGGGTTCGAGAGGATCGTTGAGAATCTGAAGGATGAGAGTGTGGGAATTGATCTGTTTACTTACCAGAGAATGGGAGCTCTTTTCTTCTCTCCTGAGCATTTCCATGCTTTCACAGTCTTTGTTCGGAACATGAACCAGGTTGAGCTGTCTTCGTATGATCAAGCGGTAGAGGCTGAGGCTCAGACAGTGAGCATAGGTTCAGGGGCTGGTGCACATAGTTTGCAAACCGCTTGA